One bacterium genomic region harbors:
- a CDS encoding helix-turn-helix domain-containing protein — protein MNPSILAGSHLNQKETLKDHSEYDIQGHKRQDASVFIDKRIDDLLTVDELALLLKCSKGTIRNWVYQGKIPVVRPAPRMVRFNIHVIQRWL, from the coding sequence TTGAATCCAAGCATCTTGGCGGGTTCACATTTAAATCAAAAAGAAACATTAAAAGATCATTCAGAGTATGATATACAAGGACATAAGAGGCAGGATGCTTCTGTGTTCATTGACAAGAGAATAGATGATTTGTTGACTGTAGATGAATTGGCTTTGTTGCTTAAATGCAGCAAAGGTACCATTCGTAACTGGGTCTATCAAGGTAAAATCCCTGTGGTACGCCCTGCTCCAAGAATGGTCCGATTCAACATACATGTAATTCAAAGGTGGTTAT